The following nucleotide sequence is from Paenibacillus andongensis.
TTTTCATGCGACCGTATAGCTGGAGAAATCAACAGCCTCGCCATTTACAAGTCTGATAATCTTCCTATCACTATGTAAGCCACTGCTTAAAACCATCGTTTCATCCTTCAAATTCGTATAGGTAATTTGCAAATCGTCCTCGCTGGACAGGGTATAAACGGGTTGTTTCTGCTTCATCACACTCGCAAATTGCTGTATATCCCTTATCTGGAGAGTTTCAGCTGTTCGCTGGTCGATACACTCGACAACTACGGAATTCGATCTTCCTTTGCTTGTAACAACGGATCGATCTTCGCGTACTTCCCTTTGAAAGGACTGCTGCACATAAACAGCTATGTAAACATGACCACATAATCCAAACAGTCCGTTTGGTTCCTCTACCCAATCTCCTTCAGGCAGACATCCCATGATAAATTCAGGCTGACCAACTGGAATTTGATAAGAAGCGATCAATGCATTTTGATGAAAAAGCACTTCTGAAAATTCACTTTGATGACGTAAATCTCCTTCTGCATAGCCTTGACCTGGGTGAAAAAAATACAAATGATTTACACCCTGGACCGCCTCCAACGGAAGGGCTACATCCCAGCGATGTTGTTCATTATCAAACTCCTGTACGCGCTCCCACATACCACCTATTGCAAAGTTTTCTGTGATATATACATAACTGTGCAGCACATCGTTATCGTTAACAGCTAGAGCTGCTTGTTTGGGAACTTTGCGAATAACTTCTACCGGATTCGTACGTTGTAAGGCTGAACGCCGAACTTCTGACGAGGCTTCATAGGCAATAAAACCTGCATATTCGGTTCGAGGCATGTACTCCGGTAATGTGAAATCGCCAAACTGAACATAATCGTGCAGCACATTGGTGTCCCTTGGCATATCATGCGGCCATATCCGTGAATGCGGGCCCACCCATGCCCCTCCCAGATAGTACGTCGAGCGAACCTCCCAGAGGTAGTCCAATAGTCGAGCCAATTCCGCTTTGATTTCTGCATCCTTCATAAGCTCCCAAGCGCACGTAAAAGCCTGCATCCAGTGCCAGAACCAAGGTAATCCCCCATATTCCGACATGCCTATCGAAGTAACCCGATTCAGCGTATTGCGCAAGCTTTGGAAGCCATCCTCAAGCAATGCCGTATCCTCATAAAGCTGTCCGAAAATAAGCTTAGCTGCTGTATATTTCGCTTCATGATGGTTGTAATGCTCTAATGGTTTACGATAGAAGTTGCTTCTATAAATATGCAGCAGCGCTATAGCTAATAAGTTTCGCAAGGATTCACTCAAATTGTCTGAATAGCGTTGATAGAAATAAACCATCAAACTCCCCATTAATTCAACAGGAAGTGTATTTTTCGGTGCTTCTTGCGGAGTAGGTCTTAGATGTAAGGGGAAGTGACCATAAGTTACACTCTCTTGATTCTGGTCCTGGAGTTCCAGCACATGAGACAGGATGCCCTCAGCCTTGATCTTAGCTTGTACGCGATCTCCGTCAAAAGGGATTGTTTCTTCCTGAGAAGCTGCAAATAAATAAGAAGCATAGTAAAAATTATCTCGGATATCGTGTTGAAATAATAATCCGCTGTTTAAAATAGGCTGCTTGAATGCCGCTTCAGCAATTCTGGACTTCATCTCATTTTGGCGTTGTTGCAAATTTGTCAATTTTGTCACCTCCTTAACAAAAATTTCAAAAATGCCGATTTACGCCTTATTTAAGCGCAATCTTACAAAATTGAAACGGTTAACCTCAGTTTATATGTTAATAATTGGAGCGTCAATGCAAAGTAAACATTCGTTTTCCATATTTTAGACGTTGCATCCTCTTGCAATTTCTTATAAAATGATCTACCGTTGGTCAAAATATATCATCACCAATATTTGCATGGAATAGGAGGTATTCATCCTGATTCATATCGAAAATTTACAAAAAGTATATGAGGATATACCGGGACGCGTACCGGCCATCCAGCAGATCCATTTACATATCGATCGCGGAGAAATATTCGGCATCATCGGACACTCCGGTGCAGGAAAGAGTACATTACTGCGTTGTGTAAATCTACTGGAGCGACCATCCTCTGGCAGCATTCACATTGATGGGGAAGAAATGACAAAGTTGGATTCTCGCCAGCTGCAAACGAAACGCCGCAAAATCGGGATGATTTTCCAACATTTTAATCTCCTCTCTTCATCGACCATTGCCGAAAATATTGCCTTTCCTCTGAAATTGGCTGGGATGGGGCATGGGGCGATTCAAGCGCGAATTAAGGAGCTGCTCGATTTAGTCGGTCTTCAGGAACACGCGCATAAGTATCCAAGCCAGCTCTCAGGCGGACAGAAGCAGCGTGTCGGTATTGCAAGAGCTTTGGCCAATCATCCGGATATTCTGCTCTGCGACGAAGCGACCTCAGCGCTTGATCCTCAGACAACGAATGCCATTCTTGCGCTGCTTCTCGATATCAATCGAAAGCTTGGCATTACGATCCTGCTCATCACACATGAGATGCAGGTCATTCGTGCGATCTGCGACCGTGTTGCTGTGATGGAGAAAGGCTTGATCGTTGAAACCGGGAAAGTGCTCGATGTATTCCTGAAGCCTCAGCATGCGGTTACGAAGGAGTTCGTTGGACAAGTTTCTGATTTCGCACAAAGTTCAGATCCGGATCCGGTGGTGAACCAGGGAGAAAAGCATGGTACGGTGATTCGGATTACCTACATCGGTGCCAAAACATATGAGCCGATCTTGTTCGAAACCGTCAAGTCGACGAATGTGTCCTTTGCCATCCTTCAGGGGACTATTTCTTCCATGAAAAGTGTACCCTACGGTCAATTGGTTGTGGAATTAACAGGCGGACACCAAGAAGAAATCGATTCTGTGATTGCCAAACTTGAGCAAGAAGGAATCGACGTGGAGGTGCTCAACGCATGAATATGACCTGGGACATTAACTGGACCGAAATTATGAAAGCAACTGGCGATACACTCGTCATGCTGGGATGGTCGCTCTTATTCACCGTCATCATTGGCATGGCACTGGGCATCATTTTA
It contains:
- a CDS encoding methionine ABC transporter ATP-binding protein; this encodes MIHIENLQKVYEDIPGRVPAIQQIHLHIDRGEIFGIIGHSGAGKSTLLRCVNLLERPSSGSIHIDGEEMTKLDSRQLQTKRRKIGMIFQHFNLLSSSTIAENIAFPLKLAGMGHGAIQARIKELLDLVGLQEHAHKYPSQLSGGQKQRVGIARALANHPDILLCDEATSALDPQTTNAILALLLDINRKLGITILLITHEMQVIRAICDRVAVMEKGLIVETGKVLDVFLKPQHAVTKEFVGQVSDFAQSSDPDPVVNQGEKHGTVIRITYIGAKTYEPILFETVKSTNVSFAILQGTISSMKSVPYGQLVVELTGGHQEEIDSVIAKLEQEGIDVEVLNA